The sequence GAGCTGGACGAGCGCGAGTCCTGGTCGCTGAAGCCCGGCGACAAGGTCTTCGTCATCCGCGGCGACACGAGCATCGCCGCCTTCCAACTGGGCACGAAGCCCGTGGACACCACCGGCTTCCGGCTGGTGGGCTCGCACACGGACTCGCCCAACCTGCGCCTCAAGCCCAACGCGCCCGTCAACCGCCACGGCTACCAGCAGCTCGGCGTCGAAATCTATGGCGGGGTGCTCCTGCACACGTGGACGGACCGCGACCTGTCGCTCGCGGGCCGCGTGGTGGCGCTGCACAACGGCCGTCCCCAGCACCACCTGGTGGACTTCCGCCGGCCGCTCTTGCGCGTGCCCAACCTGGCCATCCACCTGAACCGCGGCGTCAACACCGACGGTCTCAAGCTCAACCCCCAGGAGCACATGGTGCCGGTGCTGGGCCTGGAGAGCGCGGGCCCCGCGGAGCTGCGCGCGCTGCTGGTGGAGGAGCTGGGCCGCTCTGGCGTGAAGGCCGCGGCGGACGACCTGCTGGGCTACGACCTGTGCCTCTATGACCTGCAGCCGTCCACGCGCTCCGGTCTGCACGGGGAGTTCCTGCACGCGCCCCGCCTGGACAACCTGGCCAGCTGCCACACGGGGCTCACGGCGCTCCTGTCCGGCACCGACAAGCGCGAGGCCACGGTGGGCGTGGTGCTCTACGACCACGAGGAGTGCGGCAGCCGCAGCGCGCAGGGCGCCGCGTCGCCGTTCCTCAAGGACCTGCTGGAGCGCATCGTCCAGGCGCACTCGGACGGGCGCGCGGACGCGTTCCACCGCGCCATCCGCCGCTCGTTCCTGGTGAGCGCGGACATGGCGCACGCGGTGCACCCCAACTACTCGTCCATGCACGAGCCCAAGCACCAGCCGCAGCTGGGCGCAGGCCCCGTCATCAAGACCAACGTCAACCAGTCCTACGCGACGGACGGCGAGTCGTGGGCGCACTTCGCGGCGCTGTGCAAGGAGGCGGGCGTGACGCCGCAGCACTTCGTCACCCGCACGGACCTGGGCTGCGGCAGCACCATTGGCCCCATCACCGCGGGCCAGCTGGGCATCCGCACGGTGGACGTGGGCAACCCCATGCTGTCCATGCACTCCATCCGTGAGCTGGCCGCCGCGTCCGACGTGGCGAAGATGGTGGCGGTGCTGACGCGCTTCTTCGCGTAAGGCGAAAAGGAAGAGGCGGGCCCGGTGTCACCCCCGGACCCGCCTCGGATGTTTCAGGAAGCCTTGAAGCGGGGGACTAGTTCACGCCCACCGCGGTCCAGGCGTCCTTCACCTTCTGCACCTGGACGGAGTCCGCGCCGTGCAGATCCGTGGCGGCCTTGATGGTGGCCTCACGCGCCTGGGCGAACGTCGTCTTCGGCGTCATGTACGTGGTGAGGGCGCGGCCGAAGATCTTCAGGCCGTCCTCCATGCCGATGCCGCCCTTCACTTCCAGGCCGGAGGTGCGGTTCTTGCCACCCTCCACCAGCAGGTAGAAGGCGTTGTTGGCGATGCCGCTGGAGCCGTGCACCTCCGTCTGCTTCGGGTAGTTCTTGTAGTTGTCGACCGAGTAGCCGTCCTTGGTCGGGTCGTTCATGTAGCGCAGGCCGTCCTCGTTGGAGCCGTTGTTCGGCGTCCAGGCGGCCTCGCCCACGGTCCAGTTCCACTTGGCCTCGGGGTTCTTCTGCGCGGCGAACCACTCCACGCCCGTGCCCATGATGTCGGAGAAGGCCTCGTTCAGGCCGCCGGACTCGCCGCTGTAGATGAGGCCCGCGGTGCGCTCGGTGAGGCCGTGGGTGATTTCGTGGCCCGCGATGTCCAGCGTGGTGAGCGGGCCGGACTGCTTCCCGTCGCCGTCGCCGTAGCTCATCTTCTCGCCGTCCCAGAACGCGTTCACGTAGTTGTTGCGCACGTGCACGTAGCTGGTGAGCTTCTCACCCGCGCCGTCGATGGAGTCGCGGCCGAGGATGTCCTTGTAGAAATCGTAGGTCGTCGCCGCGCCGTAGTGCGCGTCCACGGCGGCCTTGGCGCGCGCCGGGTCGGTGGCCTCGCCCCACTTGTCGTTGTTGTCGGTGATCTTCGTCTGGCCGGACGCGGTCGTCTTGTTGTTCGCGTCGTAGGTCACCACGCCCTTGCCGCGCGTCGAGTCCTCCAGCGAGTACGTGCCGTCCGCGTTCTTCGTGGTCTTCAGGTCCACGTGGCCGCTGTACATGGACACGTCGTCCGCGGTGCCCGTGGGCGGGTTCTGCGGATCCGTCGGCGGCGGCGTGGTCTCCTTCGCCTGGATGTTCAGGCTCCAGTTGTTGAGGGTGCCCACGTCACGCGCGGCCTTGTCCTCGACCTTGAGCGTCCACTCGCCCTTCGTGTTCTCGCCCGCGAACGCGGTGGACAGGTCGAAGGAGCCCGCGATGTCGTCCTTGGAGCCGCCCTTGCGGTCCTGCACCACCACGGACTTGCCGGAGGGGCTGGTCAGCGTGACCTTCAGGTCGCCGCTGAAGGTGTGCTTGACGTTCAGGTCGAGCGACAGCTTGTCGACCGTCACGTTGTCCGGGATGGAGATCTTCGACTCGACCTGGCCCTTGTCCGGGATGGCCGCGTTGGGGCTGGCCGTGCCGTTGACCTGCATCGCCGCGGCGGCCTTCTTCGACCAGCCGCCAATCTTGTTGTAGTTCTCCAGCACCGCGCCGGTGTTCGCGTCGATGATGAAGTTCTGCTTCTTCGGCTTCTCCTGGCCGGCGATCTGCGTCACTTCCACCTGGTAGGCGGCGCGGTACTTGCCGTCCGCGTCCTGGTAGACGACGCGCTCGGAAGAGGGCTGCTTGTCGGCCTTGCCGCCCAGCTCCTTCTTCGCGATGTCGATGGCCTGCTGCGGCGCCAGCTTCACCTTCTGGTTGCCCAGGCCCGCGGGGATGGGGTTCTGCTCACCGGTGACGCTGGACACCTTGCCGTCCGCGCCCAGGTGGCTGATGACCTGCTCGCCGAAGACCTTCACGCCCTCGTGCATGCGGTCCAGACGCACGTGCGTCATGCCCAGCTCGTCGCGCTCCACGCTCCGGGGCGCCAGCGTCGGGCCGGCCTTGTTCGCGGCCAGCAGGTTGGACGCGGTCAGCGGCGGGGTGAGGGCCTTCAGGGACGTCTGGATGGCCTGCTGCGCCTCCTTGCTGTCCAGGGGGAGGCGGCCGGGCTGGGAGGCCGTGGCACCCGTGGAGGAGGACTGCGCCGTCGCGGAAGCGGCGGCCGTGGGCTGCGCGCCAGCGGCGGCGCCCGTGCGGGAAACGGACTCGAAGCCGTCCTTCACGCGAAGGACGTTCTTGGCCTTCGCCGGCGCGGAGGTTTCGGTGGTGGGACGGAGGGAAACGGGCGTCGAACCTTCGGTGCGGCGAATGGTCATTGAACACTCACGCTGCAAGGGGGATGAACAATTCTCTCATGATGGACTCCGAGAGTTTCCGATGGGACGAAGAAGTTAACGCGGCATCCCAGAACTCACTGGATTGCGCTGGCGGACTTCCTGTGAATTCCACGGTTGACACCCAAAATTTGCTTGCAGCAGGGGTCCGTCCTGACCCGAATTCCTGAAATCCCTGACATGAGCCGTCATGGATCAGCGTCGGCGGGATGCGGAAATGCG is a genomic window of Corallococcus macrosporus containing:
- a CDS encoding M18 family aminopeptidase, translated to MSPTDIDTQANDLLQYIDASPTPYHAVRETARRLTAAGFRELDERESWSLKPGDKVFVIRGDTSIAAFQLGTKPVDTTGFRLVGSHTDSPNLRLKPNAPVNRHGYQQLGVEIYGGVLLHTWTDRDLSLAGRVVALHNGRPQHHLVDFRRPLLRVPNLAIHLNRGVNTDGLKLNPQEHMVPVLGLESAGPAELRALLVEELGRSGVKAAADDLLGYDLCLYDLQPSTRSGLHGEFLHAPRLDNLASCHTGLTALLSGTDKREATVGVVLYDHEECGSRSAQGAASPFLKDLLERIVQAHSDGRADAFHRAIRRSFLVSADMAHAVHPNYSSMHEPKHQPQLGAGPVIKTNVNQSYATDGESWAHFAALCKEAGVTPQHFVTRTDLGCGSTIGPITAGQLGIRTVDVGNPMLSMHSIRELAAASDVAKMVAVLTRFFA
- a CDS encoding M4 family metallopeptidase, with product MTIRRTEGSTPVSLRPTTETSAPAKAKNVLRVKDGFESVSRTGAAAGAQPTAAASATAQSSSTGATASQPGRLPLDSKEAQQAIQTSLKALTPPLTASNLLAANKAGPTLAPRSVERDELGMTHVRLDRMHEGVKVFGEQVISHLGADGKVSSVTGEQNPIPAGLGNQKVKLAPQQAIDIAKKELGGKADKQPSSERVVYQDADGKYRAAYQVEVTQIAGQEKPKKQNFIIDANTGAVLENYNKIGGWSKKAAAAMQVNGTASPNAAIPDKGQVESKISIPDNVTVDKLSLDLNVKHTFSGDLKVTLTSPSGKSVVVQDRKGGSKDDIAGSFDLSTAFAGENTKGEWTLKVEDKAARDVGTLNNWSLNIQAKETTPPPTDPQNPPTGTADDVSMYSGHVDLKTTKNADGTYSLEDSTRGKGVVTYDANNKTTASGQTKITDNNDKWGEATDPARAKAAVDAHYGAATTYDFYKDILGRDSIDGAGEKLTSYVHVRNNYVNAFWDGEKMSYGDGDGKQSGPLTTLDIAGHEITHGLTERTAGLIYSGESGGLNEAFSDIMGTGVEWFAAQKNPEAKWNWTVGEAAWTPNNGSNEDGLRYMNDPTKDGYSVDNYKNYPKQTEVHGSSGIANNAFYLLVEGGKNRTSGLEVKGGIGMEDGLKIFGRALTTYMTPKTTFAQAREATIKAATDLHGADSVQVQKVKDAWTAVGVN